In Mytilus edulis chromosome 7, xbMytEdul2.2, whole genome shotgun sequence, a single genomic region encodes these proteins:
- the LOC139481233 gene encoding fatty acid-binding protein 2, liver-like isoform X1 produces MAQFIGKWQAGKGSMSNFEAFGKAMGLPAEITEKFRDSTWTVTISKDGDTWSVENESSVSPKRTYSYQEGKELVTTNMFGKGLKLTATFDSDTKMTVMEQTENENGWKSLKAVREIKGDKMITTITELESGVSMTQEFTRC; encoded by the exons ATGGCTCAATTCATAGGAAAATGGCAGGCTGGCAAAGGTTCAATGTCAAATTTTGAAGCATTTGGGAAAGCTATGG GCCTTCCTGCTGAAATAACTGAAAAGTTTCGAGACTCTACTTGGACTGTTACGATCAGTAAAGATGGAGACACGTGGTCGGTTGAAAACGAATCTTCTGTTTCACCGAAAAGGACGTATAGTTACCAAGAAGGGAAGGAACTAGTTACAACAAATATGTTTGGAAAAGGTCTTAAG CTAACAGCTACGTTTGATTCCGATACAAAAATGACTGTAATGGAACAGACTGAAAACGAAAATGGTTGGAAAAGTCTCAAAGCAGTCAGAGAAATAAAGGGTGACAAGATGATAACT ACAATTACAGAACTTGAAAGTGGAGTGTCGATGACCCAAGAATTCACAAGATGTTGA